The Desulfuromonadales bacterium genome has a segment encoding these proteins:
- a CDS encoding 4Fe-4S dicluster domain-containing protein yields the protein MKRRDFLKNSLVFISGAGVSMSALEWLDPKAVLASRPEVRWAFLVDTHKCVGCGFCVKACKIENDIPLQANVTRTWVERYVIKKDGDVVMDSPKGALNGFTSNKIDQNKSGMLEVADEEIAQAFFVPKLCNQCENPPCVQVCPVGATYQAADGVVLVDRKWCIGCGYCIMGCPYGVRFFHPKEKVAEKCNFCYHRITQGKKTACVQACPFSARKIGNLRDPKDPVAQVILNQRVGVLRDEYGTKPHVFYIGLNKEVR from the coding sequence ATGAAGAGGCGTGACTTTTTGAAAAACTCTCTCGTCTTCATCTCCGGAGCCGGGGTCTCCATGTCGGCTCTGGAGTGGCTCGACCCCAAAGCGGTGCTCGCTTCCCGGCCGGAGGTGCGCTGGGCTTTTCTGGTCGACACGCACAAGTGCGTCGGCTGCGGCTTCTGCGTCAAAGCCTGCAAGATCGAGAACGACATCCCCCTCCAGGCCAACGTCACCCGAACCTGGGTCGAGCGTTACGTCATCAAGAAGGATGGGGACGTCGTAATGGATTCACCCAAAGGTGCCCTCAACGGCTTCACCAGCAATAAAATAGACCAGAATAAATCGGGCATGCTGGAGGTGGCCGATGAGGAAATCGCGCAGGCCTTCTTTGTGCCCAAGCTGTGCAACCAGTGCGAAAACCCGCCCTGTGTCCAGGTCTGTCCGGTCGGTGCCACCTACCAGGCAGCCGACGGCGTCGTGCTGGTCGATCGCAAGTGGTGCATCGGCTGCGGCTATTGCATCATGGGCTGCCCCTACGGCGTCCGCTTCTTCCATCCCAAGGAGAAGGTCGCCGAGAAATGCAACTTCTGCTACCATCGCATCACGCAGGGGAAGAAGACCGCCTGTGTCCAGGCCTGCCCCTTCAGCGCCCGGAAAATCGGCAATCTGCGAGACCCGAAAGACCCGGTCGCGCAGGTGATTCTCAACCAGCGCGTTGGCGTGCTGCGTGACGAATACGGCACCAAACCTCATGTCTTCTACATCGGCCTGAACAAGGAGGTGCGCTAG